AGTGGCTTGTATGGTCACTTTAAGGGGGCGGCTCACATCTTCGCGCAATCCAGGAATGGAAAGGCATCCTTCTTGGCACGTCCAGGTCTCCTGGCTGTATGCCACGATTTTAGGATTGATAAAGACCCTCAGTTCGCCCGGCACAATTGTGTCCTCATCAACATAATGGGGAATGCTTGTAATAAATAAAGATAGGGATTGATGGACTTGAGGAGCCGCAAGGCCGCAGCCATCATTGGCCTCCATTGTTTCAGCCATATCGGCGACAAGCTGACGAATCGTGTCATCAATCTCTTCAACAGGAGAAGTTTTTTTTCTTAAAACAGAATCTCCAAAATAAGCCAAAGGAAGTTTCATAAATAAAACTCTTATTAACAAAATAGATAGTTATAAATCTGTAAACAGGAACAGGCCTTCAATTAAATGATATCATTAGAAGTTACCAAAAAACAAGATTTTAATTGGTTAATAAAAGCGTAAGCGATAAAAGATTGGTCAATTTAAAAATGGACCATTTAACATGCTTCTTGATCAGGATGTTTCTTCTGTTTGTTGCTTGTGCCAGAGCCCTGTTTCCGCGCGTTCTTATCGGGACAAAGATCTTGCGTTTTGCTGCGCCGGATGCCAAGCTGTCTATCAAATTCTTTCCAGTCAAAATGCATTAGAGAATTTCCGCAACCATCCTCTTTTTCAGCAAGCCGTCCAATCCGGTTTAATTGCGAATCCGCATTTATTGGACCAGCTTAAACAGAAAGAAGAAGAAGTTGTAGAAGAAGAAGTGAAGAAATTGCACTTGGACATTCAAGAGATGTGGTGTCCCTCTTGCGCGCAAGTAATCAGTTTGATTTTGCTCAAAGAAAAAGGGATTCGTCGCTGCGCTGTCGACTATACTACGGATTTGGCCGTCATTGAATATTTGCCGCGCCTTATCTCCAAGGAAAGAATTGTCCGTCTGATTTCTAGTCTAGGATATCGGCCAGCTTCTTTGCAGGATCCGCGGCAACAAGCCATTAGCCATACGCTTTCCATCCGTTTTATTGTCGCAGCATTTTTTTCCTTAAATATCATGATGTTTGCCTATCCTATTTATGTAAGCTATTTCCATCAAGACATGGAGGGATATCCGGCCCTGTTCGCCTGGCTGTCCTTCCTAGGCTCCATTCCTGTTTTGGTATATAGCGCATGGCCGATTTGGCGCCGGTTCTATACGGGCATGCGAGTGGGAATTTGGGGAATGGAAGCCTTGGTCGTTCTGGGTGTTTCAACGGCAACGGGATTGTCTTTATATGAATTATGGAAGGGAAGCCCGTATGTCTACTTCGACTCCATGACTGTCATCATCGTGTTTGTTCTTTTGGGCAAGATCATTGAATCGAAGGCCAAATTTTCAGCCAAGGATTCTCTCATTCATTTGACGCGGGCGCTTCCCCGCCGCGGACGCAAGAGAATGGAGACAGGAGAAAGTCAATTTGTCCCCTTAAAGGATATTCAAATTGGAGACACGATTATTGTCTTAAGCGGGGAAAAAATTGTTCTAGATGGGGTTGTGGAAGAAGGAGAGGGTGCTTGCGATGAATCGCTGATGACGGGAGAAGCCTTGCCCATCGCTAAAAAGCCGGGCTCAACTGTCTTGGGCGGAACTTTTTTGCAGCAAGGACATTTGTGCATTAAAGTGACGGCAAAGCCTGAAGAGACGGCGCTTGCGCGCATTATCGATATGGTCGGGCAAGATATTGAACATAAAACGCAAGAAGTCAGGCCTGTTGATAAGATTGTCAAATGGTTTGTACCTTTTGTTTTTAGTTTAGCGTTAGCAATCCTGATCTATTGCCTGTGGTTTGGCGTCCAGGATAATCAACATACCCCTTTGCAAACAGGCATTTTACGCGCTGTTGCCGTTTTGCTCATTTCTTGCCCTTGCGCTATCGGCATAGCCGTCCCATTGGCTGAATCACATCTTTTAAACACGCTGGCCAAATGGGGGGTTATTGTCCGCAATCGAACCTGTTTGTCTTTTTTGGGTAAAGAGACCGTTTTCGTGTTTGATAAAACGGGGACGATAACAGAAGGAAAATATAGTGTTCTCAAAGGCTTAGAGGAGTTGTCTTTTGAAGAGAAATGCCTTTTAAAAGGATTGGTCGTTTGTTCTAACCATCCGGTGGCTGTTGCCCTCAATCAAGCTCTTTTATGTCCGGCAAAGCCTTTTGATCAAATCGAAGAAATCATCGGAAGAGGGATAAGGGGAAAAAAACAAGGCTGTACCTATTTTCTGGGATCGGCTGTGTTTCTGACACAACAAGGAATCGATCTGCCTATGCATCAGCAAAAACACGCCGCCGAGGCCTATACATGGGTATTCTTTGCCCGTAATGACTCATGCCTGGCCGCATTTTTGCTTGGAGACCGCATTCGTTCGGAAGCTAAGCCTCTTGTGCAATCTTTGGCGCCGGTGAAGACTATGCTTGTATCGGGGGATTTATCTCATGCCGTACAAAAGGTGGCCCAAGCATGCCATTTTGACGCTTGGAAGGCCGAATTCCATCCCTTGCAAAAAAGAGATTTAATCGATAATTTAAGGAAAAGCGGAGAAATCGTTGCCATGTTAGGGGATGGCATTAATGATGCGCCCGCTTTAACGGCCGCCCATGTGGGAATAGCCGTTATCTCGGCGACTGATATCTCCATCCAGGTTTCTGATTTACTGCTGACTACAGATCGCCTGCAAGTTCTATCTTCTCTGCGCCAGCTAGCAAAGAAGGCACACCGCATTGTTAAGCAAAATCTTTTTTGGGCCTTTTTCTATAATTGTTTGGGGCTGGGATTGGCAGCCGCAGGAGCGCTTTCTCCTTTATTCGCCGCTTTTGCCATGGTGGTGAGCAGCCTGATTGTCCTGTTTAATGCTCAGCGAATAAAAGCGACTCTAGTATTGCCCAAAGGAGGGATCAGCGATTAAATAACGCCTAATTATGCATGAAGGAATGACGGCTGATGGAAATGTGAAGTTTAGCTTATGGCCGGCAAGTTCTCTCGTCCGTATGTAGGGCTCAATTAAGCCATGACCATAATCGTATTTAAACTCGTAAAGGAGGGTGCTATGAGCTTTTTATTGACCGGCATTGATTCTACTGTTTGTAC
Above is a window of Candidatus Protochlamydia phocaeensis DNA encoding:
- the def gene encoding peptide deformylase; protein product: MKLPLAYFGDSVLRKKTSPVEEIDDTIRQLVADMAETMEANDGCGLAAPQVHQSLSLFITSIPHYVDEDTIVPGELRVFINPKIVAYSQETWTCQEGCLSIPGLREDVSRPLKVTIQATNLDGVTFTEEFVGFDAHVIMHENDHINGVLYVDRLPPRRKKEIESVLREIKKKYSKHK
- a CDS encoding heavy metal translocating P-type ATPase → MLLDQDVSSVCCLCQSPVSARSYRDKDLAFCCAGCQAVYQILSSQNALENFRNHPLFQQAVQSGLIANPHLLDQLKQKEEEVVEEEVKKLHLDIQEMWCPSCAQVISLILLKEKGIRRCAVDYTTDLAVIEYLPRLISKERIVRLISSLGYRPASLQDPRQQAISHTLSIRFIVAAFFSLNIMMFAYPIYVSYFHQDMEGYPALFAWLSFLGSIPVLVYSAWPIWRRFYTGMRVGIWGMEALVVLGVSTATGLSLYELWKGSPYVYFDSMTVIIVFVLLGKIIESKAKFSAKDSLIHLTRALPRRGRKRMETGESQFVPLKDIQIGDTIIVLSGEKIVLDGVVEEGEGACDESLMTGEALPIAKKPGSTVLGGTFLQQGHLCIKVTAKPEETALARIIDMVGQDIEHKTQEVRPVDKIVKWFVPFVFSLALAILIYCLWFGVQDNQHTPLQTGILRAVAVLLISCPCAIGIAVPLAESHLLNTLAKWGVIVRNRTCLSFLGKETVFVFDKTGTITEGKYSVLKGLEELSFEEKCLLKGLVVCSNHPVAVALNQALLCPAKPFDQIEEIIGRGIRGKKQGCTYFLGSAVFLTQQGIDLPMHQQKHAAEAYTWVFFARNDSCLAAFLLGDRIRSEAKPLVQSLAPVKTMLVSGDLSHAVQKVAQACHFDAWKAEFHPLQKRDLIDNLRKSGEIVAMLGDGINDAPALTAAHVGIAVISATDISIQVSDLLLTTDRLQVLSSLRQLAKKAHRIVKQNLFWAFFYNCLGLGLAAAGALSPLFAAFAMVVSSLIVLFNAQRIKATLVLPKGGISD